One stretch of Comamonas testosteroni DNA includes these proteins:
- a CDS encoding carboxyl transferase domain-containing protein: MSILGTQLNPRSADFLANAAAMQALVNELHARCDQNALGGNEAARAKHVARGKLLPRERVQRLLDPGTPFLELSPLAALNMYNNDAPGAGVIVGVGRVSGVDCMIVCNDATVKGGTYYPMTVKKHLRAQEVAAQNRLPCIYLVDSGGANLPNQDEVFPDREHFGRIFYNQANMSAQGIAQIAVVMGSCTAGGAYVPAMSDESIIVKNQGTIFLGGPPLVKAATGEVVSAEDLGGGDVHTRLSGVADHLAENDLHALALARQAVANLNKGKPQSQTDHAPAAPLFESEELYGVIPVDTRKPFDVREIIARIVDGSQFDEFKARFGNTLVCGFARIEGMQVGIIANNGILFSESAVKGAHFIELCCQRKIPLVFLQNITGFMVGRKYENEGIARHGAKLVTAVATAAVPKFTIIIGGSFGAGNYGMCGRAYSPRFLWMWPNARISVMGGEQAASVLATVKRDGIEAKGGHWSAEEEERFKAPIRQQYEDQGHPYYATARLWDDGVIDPADTRRVLALGLAAARNAPIEDTRFGVFRM, from the coding sequence ATGAGCATTCTGGGTACACAACTGAATCCGCGTTCGGCAGATTTCCTGGCCAACGCTGCCGCCATGCAGGCGCTGGTCAATGAGCTGCACGCACGCTGCGATCAGAACGCACTGGGCGGCAACGAAGCGGCACGCGCCAAGCATGTGGCGCGCGGCAAGCTGTTGCCGCGCGAGCGCGTGCAGCGGCTGCTGGACCCCGGCACGCCGTTTCTGGAGCTGTCGCCGCTGGCCGCGCTCAATATGTACAACAATGATGCACCGGGCGCCGGAGTGATTGTCGGCGTGGGCCGCGTCAGCGGCGTGGACTGCATGATCGTCTGCAACGACGCCACCGTGAAGGGCGGAACCTACTACCCGATGACGGTGAAAAAGCATCTGCGCGCGCAGGAGGTGGCCGCGCAGAACCGTCTGCCCTGCATCTATCTGGTGGACTCGGGTGGTGCCAACCTGCCCAATCAGGACGAGGTCTTCCCCGATCGCGAACATTTCGGCCGCATCTTCTACAACCAGGCCAATATGAGCGCCCAGGGCATCGCCCAGATCGCCGTGGTCATGGGGTCGTGCACGGCAGGCGGCGCCTATGTGCCGGCCATGAGCGACGAGTCCATCATCGTCAAGAACCAGGGCACCATCTTTCTGGGCGGCCCTCCCCTGGTCAAGGCCGCCACCGGCGAGGTGGTCAGTGCCGAGGACCTGGGCGGCGGCGATGTGCACACGCGCCTGTCGGGCGTGGCCGACCATCTGGCCGAGAACGATCTGCATGCACTGGCGCTGGCACGCCAGGCAGTGGCAAACCTGAACAAGGGCAAGCCCCAGTCGCAGACCGACCATGCGCCGGCCGCCCCCCTCTTCGAGAGCGAAGAGCTGTATGGCGTGATTCCCGTCGATACGCGCAAGCCCTTCGATGTGCGCGAGATCATCGCCCGCATCGTGGACGGCAGCCAGTTCGACGAGTTCAAGGCCCGCTTCGGCAACACCCTGGTCTGCGGCTTTGCGCGCATCGAGGGCATGCAGGTCGGCATCATCGCCAACAACGGCATCCTGTTTTCCGAGTCGGCGGTCAAGGGCGCACACTTCATCGAGCTGTGCTGCCAGCGCAAGATTCCGCTGGTGTTCCTGCAGAACATCACGGGCTTCATGGTCGGGCGCAAATACGAAAACGAAGGCATTGCCCGCCACGGCGCCAAGCTGGTCACGGCCGTGGCCACGGCGGCGGTGCCCAAGTTCACCATCATCATCGGCGGCAGCTTCGGCGCGGGCAACTACGGCATGTGCGGCCGCGCCTATTCGCCCCGTTTCCTCTGGATGTGGCCCAACGCGCGCATCAGCGTCATGGGCGGCGAGCAGGCGGCCAGCGTACTGGCCACCGTCAAGCGCGACGGCATCGAAGCCAAGGGCGGCCACTGGAGTGCAGAAGAAGAGGAGCGCTTCAAGGCGCCCATCCGCCAGCAGTATGAAGACCAGGGCCATCCCTATTACGCCACGGCGCGACTCTGGGACGACGGCGTGATCGATCCCGCCGACACGCGCCGCGTGCTGGCGCTGGGCCTGGCGGCGGCGCGCAATGCTCCGATTGAAGACACGCGCTTCGGCGTATTCCGCATGTAA